ATCagaaaatctaaaatataaaattaaaatataaaatattaatgtaaattaaattaaaggcgTGCATGTGACATTAATGGATTAAAAATATGTGTAATTATAATTAACTATATATAGATATGCACGAAAGAGAAAAATCAGCAAATATTGATCTAAAATAGGAAGATTTTAGGATTAAGAGAAACAATTTTTCAAACGTAATGgcaaataaatttctaaattggGGGTGAAATAAATtctcaaatatattttatttattttttaaataataattataattaaaagctTTAggaaatattcaatttaattatttgatataaCTGATAAggaataaatatttaaacaattaaatcattttttctgataaacttttaaaaaattctttttaaaaaaaaaacttctaaaAAATTAACTGATAACTTATAgataattaatatgaaatttattaattatatttcaaataaatgGTATAATTACATCTTCTAATAGTTGAATTAACTTTATTTtctaatatgttatttttaaaaatttattaattataatttattcaattaaatttttattaattatttaaaactataaaaatacttataggataaaaaattatgtatattcataaaaagtaattatacaaattatgtatattaattaaacgctgaattaaatttgtgagtgtacatttttatttattatatatattttataataaattattaattatcaatAACAGTAATCAttatcgatttttttttttgaaatagagggTTGggagagtcgaaccttagacctttcaagatTACAAGATGTACTTTCCACCAGTTAAGTCTTGGAGTGCAATCATTAtcgattatatttaataattaaactaattaaatagaaaaatattaacctaatagtaataaaatcactaaatagtaaaattaataaaattttaattttattattaaaaaataataatattttaaaataaaactgtaAGCTTCAgcataaaaatacataaaaaaatattaaattaaggaGTAATGCCGTctaactaaaataataataaaaattaaaaagagaaaCAGAGAATAGTTTGGTTTAGTGAGCAAGAAAACCAAGGAAAGACATTTTCTTTGGCGTTTCTCAACAACCAACCGGAGTTAAGTTAGTTCAGTTTACTTGGAAGCGGCAAAGGAAGTTGAGTGGaagatgaaaaattaataaataaaaggaaaaattacaatttagtccctataatttaataaaattaacttttaaattttttattttaaataatctctttctttttatattgttaactatttagtttatattattaattatagaaattaaatagctgtttattttgaaattatatagatcaaatagatattattttaaaattatagtatattGCAATCAAATAGATAGATTTTCAAATTACTTAAAATGAAAAAGGTtaagtaattaataattttaaatattatggactaattaattaagtttttatttttttgaaatggaaattgAAGAGTAGAATTTGAGATCTCtaagatttatttaaatgtacttattatcagattaaatctataattaattaaatgtttttatataaaatgaaactttttaattgattgatagtcaatttatttaaagtcataggtataaaataaaataaaataatataaataatttaagacaattgaattttttttaatagtagaATTAAAGAGTTAGATAATTAAatgatttcaaaataaaaaaaaataaataaattttataaaaatttaaggacttaataataatttatctaataatatatatacaGGAAAGACATAgcagaattaattaatatatggtaaaaaagaatataaaatagGAAATAGAATTATTTTAAGCACTTAGAAAAAAGGTGATGACCCAAAGCCAAAACGTACCAAAACACAAGAAAAgcacgaaaaaaaaaaagaaaggaaagaaaagcatAAGCATTGCAttccatatttatatatatataatatttacatTAACATTCAGTCCATGCATGGATGATTCATGAGATGAGATGGGGGGTTATGGTAGTATTTGTGTAgttgatgtgtttgtttgtttgGTGCTTTTGTAATTCTACACCAATTCCATCTCTTTactctcctctctctctctctctttctctctctctctctctctcaattcCCCTGTCCTGGGTCATTTTGTGAgcctctccttcttcttcacgcCGCCTCTCTCCCTGACCTTATTACCAACAACACTTGCACTCTCTTTGCATTCTCTGAATTTTCACAGATAGAGCATATTTATTTGTATATCTAAGGAAAAACAGAAATCCCGATCGTCTTTTCTGGAATTttgtttattgttgttgtttttgtttccCTTTCTTCACTTTTGCCGTGGCTTCATTGTGATGCTGACGACTCTGTTACTGGTATGTATGATCACTAGTTCAGTCTTTTCTTCTTCCTGCATTGTTATTTAATCCCTTTAACTGAATTGGGTTTGTCTGTTTGATGTGTATGTGTTGTCAAGATTGGTTTTTTAGTTCTCTGATTTTTGAATTTTGGTTTTTGATCATCGGAGTTTTGATTTTCTGGGTTTTGGCTCTTTATAAGAGTTTGATTGAATTTCGAGGGTCTTTCGTTTAGTGCAATCTCTTAGGCAATGGGATTTCTGTGTCTTTATTCTTTGGACGTAGAAATCGAGGAAAGGTGTTTCAAATGGTCTGATCATGTTAACGTAGATGATCATGGCTCTAGAGTGATCCGTGAACACTTTTTCTGAACTGGGGTTTTTGTATTGATTGATTTTCTAGTTTAGAATCTGTTGTTGTGGACTGATTCTTTGATGGATGTTCATCTTCTTCGTGTTattgtttcttcttttattatattttggttttttaaaatctaaaatttacgGGGTGGAGTTTGTTGTGATAACCGCTTTGGCTGAAGAAAAAATTTGTTACCAAAATTTACGGAAAGCTGGACACTAGCTGCATATTCTGATGGATTTGGCTTATGGATGATACACTTTGACAATGTGACAATGTGAGACTTTGTTTTTATTGAAACCATAAACTCTTAGCTTGAATATTGaagttgaaaattattttaagtcGAGTTTTGGTAGATGTAACACATTCCTTTGTTTTTCATTACATTAATTTGCTTACTGATGGTTTCTTATGATTTAGAATTTCTCTGCAGCTTATGTGTTCCTTGTGGTTTAAAATTTCTCTGCATTGAAGGGCTTGTCTGTGGATCTACGTTGCCTTGAAGACATTCTTTGTTTGTCAGAAAAAGAATTCTCAATAACTTCACACTTTAGAAAATGGAAGTTGGAAGAACTGAAGTAGACTATGATGAATTTGAGAAGCTTCTTGGAGAGATACCGAATGCTACTTCTGGGAATCCACACTCTGAGGAAGCTGTGTCTAAAACTGTGTCTCTAAATGATAGCTTGGCACCCATTTGTGTGAATTCCTATAAGGGGCCTTTGACTGAAAAACTCCAAAGCAGTGCAGGCTTGGATGAAAGAAaacgattaattaataaaactcAAGGATCTCCCATCAGGAGAGTCCAATCAGAGGAAGCAAATCTGCTGGACGTTCAATCCTTGACATCTGATTTTGCAGATTTGAGCTTCAATAGCAGTAGTGTCTCAGCAAATTTTATATCACCAAGTCATGCTGTTTCATTGGATTGCAAACTCACAAGCAGCATGAAGAATTTGGTCCCCAGCATGAATTCATCAGTCACAGGTGCTCCATCTTTCCAATTGCCAAATTCCATGCCTTGTGATTTTGATGGGTTTAATGTATCAAAAATTGTACAAGAAAGTTCAAATTTGTTGAAACTTAATGCTCAAGAACCAAAGCAGATGCCAATTGGTTATTGTCAGCCACAAACAATTGAAAATTTCTCTACTGCCTTGCCAATTGCTCATGCGGTGCAAGGTTATCAGTTCCTTTCCAATGTGGCTGTGCCTGGTGTAGATTTTCCTTTAATGTCTGAACAGCGGCCATACTTTACGGACATGCAACATCTGCTTTCTTGCATGCATTCACAACCATTGAACCAGCCTCACATCAGTTGGAGGAATATGGAGGAGGAGCAATTTTATAGGATGCATCAACAGTACCTGTATCTGCAGCAGCTGCGTACTCAACGGTTGGAAGCTCAGCATCCTGTTCAGGGAAATGGAAATGTTGCAATGAAGCTGGTGAATCGGAATGTCAGACAACCATATTTTGAGGTTCCAATCTCTCATCAACTTCAACAATCTAATCAAGAACCATTTTGGAACAATTATGCAATAACCAGGGGTCTGAATCAATCGCACAATGGTATAAGTGTGTTGGATAAATTAGGAAAACAGACTTTTCCTGAAAAAATTCTGACAAGATCACAAGGGCTGAACACACTTAAAGCTGTGAAATATGGTTCAGTGGGAGGAAATGAATCAGTTGCAAATCTCAATCAGAGTGGGAAGGTTTTATCAAATGGTCACATCCGCCATAACTTATCTACTCCTAGTGCTGGATGCTTTCAGTTAGATCACTTGAGCTCATGGAATTTGTCTGCTGAGGTTACAGATCTGAAAAGCACTAATCTTAGGCCCCAGCCTCAGAAATATAATTCTGTGGATGAAGTCACTGGCAGAGTATATCTAATGGCGAAAGACCAACATGGTTGCCGCTTCTTGCAAAGAAAGTTTTCTGAGGGCACTCCACAAGATGTTGAAAAGATTTTCCTTGAGGTCATTGATCATATTGTTGAGCTTATGACAGACCCTTTCGGGAATTACCTCGTCCAAAAGTTGCTTGAAGTTTGCAATGAGGATCAGCAAATGCAAATACTTTGTGCCATCACTAGAAAGCCTGGGGAACTTGTTAGGATTTCATGTGACATGCATGGGTTCGATCTATCTCTCTTTTTCTTGTAGTCTTTCAATGCATGTGTGTGTATGCTTGGATGTATGTGCTTGCTTTTCTCTTTTACCATCAAGAAACTTTCTAATATTCCTATCTTAAATTACCTAAAGAATTGCACTTCTTAACACAGGACTCGGGCTGTTCAGAAGGTAATTGAAAACCTCAAGACTCCAGAGCAGTTTTGCATGGTTGTGTCCTCATTGAAGCCTGGTATAGTgactttgataaaaaatatgaatggTAACCATGTTGCACAGCGCTGCTTGCAGTATTTAACACCTGAGTACAGTGAGGTAAGATATATTCATCTATGTATTTACAATTACCTGTGCATTTGTATCCTTTTCTAAAATTTCTCAgataatttattctttattttctcttaagcCCTCAAAATTATTGAAATGAAGGAGCAAGGTTAGATATGGTCTATTTGAATCTGGTTTAGCGAAAACATTGGGGTGAAACAGGTATTACAGAGAGAAGTGCAGGGAGGGGAGGGTGGGTTGCAGGAAAAAGTAGCATTGGTTCATGCTCCTCCAATGAAAGAGATATATTCTTTTAGATTGTATCTCATTATTATGCTCCTAGCAGAACTTTTTGTTTTTGCTTTtggttatattattttttttttcttagattTCTGGCTTTATTTCACAATCAGGACGTGCTGAACTTTTGCACAGCCCATTATGTAATCTATTCTTTGGAAGTACTTCCTTTGAACTCCCCAGACTAATTGTTCTAATTTGATTATCTTTTCTATTTGAAGAGATCAAATAGGAGTCAAGACTCATGACCTCCCCTTCTGTATTCTGCATTATGCCAAACCTAAAAATAATTaggaaaatttactttttagttcTATGGTATAGGAAAACTCATTAGTTGGTCTCTCGGTTTTgaaaaatatactaaaacatCTCTAACGTTTTAAAAAATCCATTAATTAGTCTGtccgttaattttaattttagctattaaatattgcaaaaaaatctaaattgcTCTTGGTGCTgagggactaattagtagattttttacaaaattgagagaccaactaataagttttttcaaatcataaaaactaaatagtaaaacatttaacggctaaaattaacggaaagattaactagtagactttCTAAAATGTCAAAGACATTTTAATGTATCTTTCAAAACTGAGAAATCAACTAACGAGTTTATTCGTACCATAGGAATAaagtagtaatttttttcaaataattatatttgtcTATCAAAGTATGATTTGCCAGCAGAATGAGTCTACATAATGTTTACATCATATTGGGTATTTTCTAATTTGTTTTCAGAGGTCATGATTCACTTTTGATAATGAAGTGAACATTGATCCTTTTAAGAAAGGGGGAAAAAGTCAAATTGCACAAATGTAATTTAGCATGATGAAATCTTATTTGTTTATTTGGTTTCTCCCTTGAGTGCCATGAAACAGAAAGTGGAATATTTTTGGATTTAGTAGCTTTGAGAAAATGCCTGACTGAAATTGTTCTTCACTAATTACTAAGCTATTTGCCATGCAAGTTTTGTCAATGATATTTCATTTAGAATAATCTTATTGAATATGGTGTAAAGAAAGCATATGAGGACCTGATGCAACACTGTTAATGATTTGTTGTGCAGTTCCTTTTCGAAGCTGCAACTGCTAACTGTGTTGAGCTTGCTACTGATCGCCATGGCTGTTGTGTACTTCAAAAATGCCTTAGCCATTCAGAGGGTGAGCAAAGGCGCCGCTTAATATGCGAGATAacatcaaatgctctaattcTTTCCCAAGATCCATTTGGGTACTGAACCTATCTTTtcttatcttattttatttttaaatagataCTGTGTTTTCCTTTGATCACACCAATGCAAGAAAATTTGCGTGATTTTTGGACTATACCATGACCAAACATGATTTTGAAATACAGATGAAAGCTtgtaaatgaaaagaaaaagaattgttATGTGAATGACTGGAAACTTTTGCTAAAGATGgcttataataaaaaatgaatacaGACATATCTTGATAAAATTGTATGTATCCCTTCCTTAGACATTATATTGATTTTTGAGGATGAGAATATTGTATTTGGCAAACTATTATGGAGCATCAGTAAGAAATCCTTGGTTACAAAAGGACCTGTTCTGTAAACTTTCtagtggaaagaaaagtttttgtaTCGTCTCAAGATTGTTCAGAACCATTTGAGacatttccattttttttttctggtttCTCGCACCTGTATGTTTTTGAAATTCGGTTGCTGTGCTATGAGAATTAGCATTTTGGATCATAAGATTAGGTTTGAGCAGCTCGCCTGCTGTGTTTGTAATAATGTTCTGAAATATTTAGGGTGAATTAAGAAAGCCAGACCAAACAGGTACTTTGTATCTTGAAGATAGATTGGATGGTGTAATTTGCTTGTAACTGTTACGGCCCTGAGTCTGATATCAGGTAAAGGGGTGTCACACAAAAATCTAATACTTGTTAGTTTGGCCACCTTTGTTAACTAGTGTGAACGTGAAGCCAAGGTTTGTTAGAGAGATTTTTCAGATCTCTGAGTGTTTAGAGTCTCAACCTTGAATATAACTGGAAatgaattattatatttttaactgcACTCTAAACAGGAGTATACTCATTTGTTAAGTAGGAATATATTGCCCTAAACTTTTTTTTCCTGCTTAACTAGTATTACTATAGTTAGGAACACTAAAGACTACTTGAATTAGGAAAAGCTTAATAAGGAAAAGGCGAAATCCTAATAAACTATGGACAGAAATCTGAATAAACTAAGGAAACAGATCAATTTTATACAGGTAAGCGTTGCTCCTTTTTCCCATGTGAGAATCTCTTGTAGGCTTGCTGAAAATCTCTGGTTTACTGTTTATTCATAGCAGTATCGTCTGAGCTTTTTCAATCTTACAGGAACTATGTTGTCCAATTTGTCTTTGAGCTTCGTCTTCCTTGGGCCACAGCTGATATTCTTGATCAGCTGGAAGGCAACTATGGGGACTTATCGATGCAGAAATATAGCAGTAATGTGGTAGAAAAGTGCCTAAAATCTGCAAGTGAGGATCGTCGCACTCATATTATCCAAGAGTTGATAAATAATGCTCACTTGGATCAAATCATGCAAGATCCTTATGGAAATTATGTTATTCAAGCTGCACTTCATCGGTCGAAGGTTAATAATTTCATTGTTCAACTTCTTTATTCTTCTTCCGATAACTGTTTTTTTGTCTTAACTTGCTTGAGCTATGCAACTGTAATATGAGATTTGTGCTGGAAATATTTGAAATTACTATCTGATTTTGGATCATGTGACCAGCCGACCATCCCTTCTTCGCTGTAACAATTTGGTTTTCTCATCTTGTAAGAAAGAACCAAATTTAACAGTTTTTTTGGTACATGTGGTTCCGATCAGAACTCAAACTTGAGATCTCACAACTCTAAAGATAAATCCATTACCATTGAgctaaaattcatattttacgGTTAAATGAAGATTTTTGTTTGAGTTGCTTTTGAAACtattcaaaaagaaaagaaatccaAGAAATTCTTttggcaatttttttttcttgaaatatttacataataaaGTGCATTATATTCGTACAATCTCAAGGTGCtaaagtgaaaaaggaaaaagagccTTTGTAATTATCATTTCTTCTGATATTGTGTTAATATGTTGAGCAGGGAGCTCTTCATGCTGCACTGGTAGAGGCCATAAGACCCCATGTACCTGTGCTTCGAACTAGTCCATATGGGAAGAAGGTCCTGTCTAGTAATAGCTTGAAGAAATAATCTGTAGGTACGCACACAACTCTTTTTGCTTGACATCCTATATATTCTGCTTGACCATTTATATTTTTCCTTCTGGTGAGGCCAACACGGGCTTTACCTTTAGTTCGTCAAGAAATTATGTAAATTCCATTTTAAGCAGGGAAAGAAAAGCTCTGAACTTGGCTTTATGGTTTTGGTATTTTTGAAGCTTAGACCGggaaagaaaatggagaaaagaTGCCTTTTAACAGCTTATCCGAAGCGATGAAAGGGGAAATTTTGGACGTTTTATTTATGCTACTGTTTAATTCAACTCTGTCCTTAGGACTCTTAATTCCTAAGAGGCAAATTCTGCTTAACATGGGATCCCTATGATTGTAGATCAGCAATTTTTGTTTCTCCTCGCTTTTGCATAGAATAAAGGAAATGTGGAAGATGTAGAGTTCCCAGAGGCTTAAGGGGTTATTTGTAATATGGGTTTTTTTGTGGATCCAAGCTGAATGCTTGGTGGGCAACTGCAGGTTGTAATGGCTTATATGAGCTACCTGGTTTTGCATATTTGGCATTCATTTTTATGGTGTACATTTCATGTTCATAGATTGCCAAGACTCGAATCGTATTTATTACATACATATTTATGATTCTCTGTCAAGTTTCCcatccttgtgagttttatcctTTTCAActtatatatatgtttatatCTTTGTGAATGATGAGATTGTTGGTTTAGTTGAAGTTCAAAAGTTGCAAATCTTGCTGGTGCTCCATGCAGTTGGAATTGGTAGGAAGGTGATGTTTAGCTATTTCATTTTCCAGTCTGAATCCTGCATGGGAGATAGGTAtgttatttgataaaattagatATTCCAGAAGCCTCCAAGGTCCACACTCTTGCTATTCAAATACCCAATTTCCAATGGAACCTGGAATGATCGGCCAAACCTTCTGTTTACAAGTTTACTCTCGGTTTTATCTTAAAACATGCCAATGAATTCTAACCACAGCCCTCCAGTCTTGAGACCAATTACTAATATAATTCACCCTCCTATAAACTCTTCATCTCTGTTTATAGGATCATCTTGCCAAGTCGATCTTTCTTGCCAGGTGAAATTCAGtagtgattttctttttttgtagAGTAAATCTTATTCCGTGTATAACTGCCATTAGACAATAGGGAAATATAAAAAGGTATAAACATAAGTACTTGGAGAAGCCACTATTTCATATTTATTCCTTTGGCATACAAAACAATGTCTTGTATATTCTCTAATTGACTTAGAAAGTCCCGTCCAATACACCATAGAAGGGAGTCTCTTATCAGCAGTTGAGACTCCTGGATGGTCCTCAAGAGCAGAGTCATGATAGAGCTCAAGTAGTTTCCGCTTAAATGCTGCTGAATTCCTTATAACCAGCTTCACTTTCATTCTTAATTGATTATCTACATAAGTGTAATGTGGGTGAGAGGCTGAGTCCTTTTGTAGCTTAGTTTGTGACCTTCTGAAGAGTAGAATATATTGGagtgtttgatttaaaatcgaatcaaactgaataaattgaaaattaaaattttagtattatgaaaatcaaatcgattttaagTAGAAAtcgatttgaattaaattagtttgatttaatttgattcgatttgatttgatcggtTGGACtttttaatagactttttatttttttcataaaatttaattgaaatatttcaacttTAATATGGTCCAACATTTCTacattatcaaaaataatatattattatcactaatcgattctttttatttttctgatcaaaatcgaattgaaatgaaacagttaaaatttttaaaattaaaaatcaaattgaaccgaaatgaataaaataaaaatcaaattgaaccgaaatgaataaaaaattaaactaaacttttaaattattcaattcagtcaattttttcaatttaaatcgaatatcgCGTACTGTTAAGATATGTCTGCtacaattttttaataacaGAGAAAAGCTGGTCTGGTCTGGAATAGGATGTGTAGTAATTACAATAACTGAAATGGGGCCCTAGATAATGAATTGACTGCTCGTTATCTTCCCCATTCTATATTGAATCTCATAATCATAGTGTTGAAGCTTAATAAACCAGGTTTGCTTTGCTGTAGTAGTAAGCTTTTGTTCCAACAAGAATTTTAAGCTTTTGTGGTCTATTCTAACAATGAAGTGTCTTTACAACAAATAATATTCTCATATATTTACTGCAAATACTATTGGTAATAGCTCCTCCTTCTCAAGTGTTTATCAAATAAAGCCTTACTAATGAAAGCAATTGGATTCCTATCCACATTAGAACAGTCCCTAATCCTTTTCTAGATGCATCTGTTTCAATTATAAATGTTTTGGATAAATGTAATAATGTCAGTTTGTTTCTGCAACAATTCTTACAGCACAACAATTAAAAGGTCCATACTTAAAAGTGTACCAACTTGGCTGGCTGATCAGTtttcgattaaaaattaaaaattagactGAATTGAACCTAATTGATCAGTTTCATTATTTGATTTATTCagtttgctttgatttttaatatcttAACATATATGATGAGAGCACATCCAGAACCAAGTAGATTTGATCATTTAGATGACATTAGCCATTCTTTCCATCTTGTATGCATCTTTGAAGGTTGTCGCTATAAAGCCCCTCTTACAGATCCTTGGTGGTTCATGCTTTATGTCTTCTCACTCACTCACATCTCTATTCATAGATCTTGTAGATTTCGATGCACAAGCCTCTGGATGTTGGGAATTTAGGATGCTAGCTTTGTGGATTGATATTGTAAATTAGAAATTTGAGATTCTAATTTCTGTGGCTGATACTGTGAATTATGCATTTAGAGTTCTAGTTTTGTAAACTTGAGAATAGCTTATTTCAATTAGTATAATTTTGATTTGTCGTGAGATTTGTTGATTTTCTTTTCATTGGGTTGATTTTCTTTTTCGTTTGGGTTGATTCAGTCTGCTTGAGATTTCTTAATTCAACATTGGGATTCTCAAGAGCTTGCCCACCAAACCTAGCCCCAAGATCTCTAAATTCTCAAAAATTTAGAGAGAACTATATTTCATTGGCCAAGCCTGATTCTCATTTGCAGAGGACAAATATTTATAACCAATTTGGCTATTTTCCGTCTATTCCAGCTCTCAACAACTCTAAGCCGCTTGGATTACATCTAGACAAATAGAAGCGGGGGACGAGCAATGACATGAAATGCACGCCGCAGTGAAAAAATATGAGTACGTATATTTCCCAACAAACCAGTTATTTTAAGACTTACAGAAATACGTATAGGTTCGGAGAAATGATCTTTCGAATATTAAGTAGCTGTCATTAAATCAGGTAGAATACTTTATGAAATGGGTGGAGTAGCCAAAAATATAGCGAGAAAAGCTATTTCAATAGCAGCATAAAAAATGCTTATACGAACTCAATTCATTATATATAGAACCAAAAGAAAAAGACATTTTGAATGCAAAAAAATagtaagtttctttttttttgggaCAAATAATATATCCTTTTTTTCCTTTGcattaaaataacatattaaaaaaaatgatatgatCCAATCTCATACCCATTTGAATGTAGCGGATAACAGCGAGATAGCAGATAACAGCAGAGAGCTCAAGAATTAATGTATATTCAAATCATAGGAACTAGTAATCGTGGATATGCTCATATCAGTGATGTTATTGTTGCTGTGATTAAGCAGCACTAAATTCATCTCTAGAAAAATCAGAAGTAATCAGAGCTGTAATTGTACGtacttgtaaagaactcaaACGTGATAATGGTATGATAACATGATATGATGACAACGGTGCAATTATCATTGATCAAGAAGGAAATCCAAAGGGAACTCGAATTTTTGGTGCAATCGCATGGGAATTGAAATAgttaaattttactaaaatagTTTTATTAGCATCTGAAATGTTATAagacaaaaaattataaaatatacgaTGAGATATaacattataaaattaaaatattacattttgaTTTAGTATagtctatttatttatatattaaattcatGATAAATTAAGCCTAAGTTTTTTTGGGTTATGGTAGTGAGAGAATGATGATACGAGTGTGCCTTAAGATGCCATATGAATATTGGTAGGGCATTGCCAATACTTCATGCATGGGTGGAGCTACAGTTTTTATCCTAATGGACGAATCCACCAATTGGATATGTTAATGAAGGATTTTGGTAAGATTGAAAGCAGatccaaatttcagttttttACAATGGAGGGCAATATCGTTGAGTCTACTATTTAAGGAGCAACATCCCTCTATTTTGAG
The genomic region above belongs to Manihot esculenta cultivar AM560-2 chromosome 3, M.esculenta_v8, whole genome shotgun sequence and contains:
- the LOC110610504 gene encoding pumilio homolog 12, translated to MEVGRTEVDYDEFEKLLGEIPNATSGNPHSEEAVSKTVSLNDSLAPICVNSYKGPLTEKLQSSAGLDERKRLINKTQGSPIRRVQSEEANLLDVQSLTSDFADLSFNSSSVSANFISPSHAVSLDCKLTSSMKNLVPSMNSSVTGAPSFQLPNSMPCDFDGFNVSKIVQESSNLLKLNAQEPKQMPIGYCQPQTIENFSTALPIAHAVQGYQFLSNVAVPGVDFPLMSEQRPYFTDMQHLLSCMHSQPLNQPHISWRNMEEEQFYRMHQQYLYLQQLRTQRLEAQHPVQGNGNVAMKLVNRNVRQPYFEVPISHQLQQSNQEPFWNNYAITRGLNQSHNGISVLDKLGKQTFPEKILTRSQGLNTLKAVKYGSVGGNESVANLNQSGKVLSNGHIRHNLSTPSAGCFQLDHLSSWNLSAEVTDLKSTNLRPQPQKYNSVDEVTGRVYLMAKDQHGCRFLQRKFSEGTPQDVEKIFLEVIDHIVELMTDPFGNYLVQKLLEVCNEDQQMQILCAITRKPGELVRISCDMHGTRAVQKVIENLKTPEQFCMVVSSLKPGIVTLIKNMNGNHVAQRCLQYLTPEYSEFLFEAATANCVELATDRHGCCVLQKCLSHSEGEQRRRLICEITSNALILSQDPFGNYVVQFVFELRLPWATADILDQLEGNYGDLSMQKYSSNVVEKCLKSASEDRRTHIIQELINNAHLDQIMQDPYGNYVIQAALHRSKGALHAALVEAIRPHVPVLRTSPYGKKVLSSNSLKK